In a genomic window of Vicinamibacteria bacterium:
- a CDS encoding arsenite methyltransferase yields MTDLRQAVRERYGRIATESRQGGCCGGTSSCGTADPGAQSERLGYSEAELESLPEGANLGLGCGNPQAIAALRPGETVLDLGSGGGIDCFLAAQQVGPSGRVIGVDMTPEMIVRAREAARKAPGAERVEFRLGEIEHLPVADESVDVIISNCVVNLSVDKPAVYRETYRVLKPGGRIAISDIVATAELPQDVQNDLDAYTGCMAGATSIHVIEEMLRDTGFEQIQVRPQQATRELVSEWSRHRPLEDYLVSATIEAVRPASV; encoded by the coding sequence ATGACGGACTTAAGACAAGCGGTGAGAGAACGTTACGGGCGGATTGCCACCGAGAGCCGACAGGGCGGGTGCTGCGGTGGAACATCGAGCTGCGGCACGGCCGACCCCGGAGCACAGTCCGAGCGGCTCGGCTACTCGGAGGCTGAGCTCGAGAGTCTTCCCGAGGGCGCGAATCTCGGCCTCGGGTGCGGCAATCCGCAGGCGATTGCCGCATTGAGACCCGGAGAGACTGTCCTGGACCTCGGGAGCGGAGGGGGCATCGACTGCTTTCTCGCGGCTCAACAGGTCGGGCCATCGGGTCGCGTCATCGGGGTGGACATGACCCCGGAGATGATCGTGAGAGCGCGTGAGGCGGCGAGAAAAGCGCCCGGCGCCGAGCGGGTCGAGTTCCGCTTGGGAGAGATCGAGCACCTACCCGTCGCCGACGAGAGCGTCGACGTCATCATCTCCAACTGTGTCGTCAATCTCTCCGTCGACAAGCCAGCCGTCTATCGGGAAACGTATCGGGTGCTGAAGCCCGGGGGGAGGATCGCCATCTCCGATATCGTCGCAACGGCAGAGCTTCCCCAGGACGTCCAGAATGACCTCGATGCCTACACCGGATGCATGGCGGGGGCGACGTCCATCCATGTTATCGAGGAGATGCTTCGCGACACCGGGTTCGAGCAAATCCAGGTGAGACCTCAGCAGGCAACGCGTGAGCTCGTCTCGGAATGGTCCAGGCACCGCCCCCTCGAGGATTATCTGGTTTCGGCTACCATAGAGGCGGTGCGTCCGGCGTCCGTCTAA